One Myxococcales bacterium genomic window, ACAAGCACGACGCTGCGCCCCTTTTTGAGCTGCACCGACTCCTGAAGGAGTTCCCCCAGCCTTATCTTGGGACCGGGGAGGTCAAAAAGAATTCCTATCGGAGCTTTCATCGATTTAGCGACCGAGCGAATAAGATCTATTACCTCCTTATGCTCTTTACTGTCCCCATGAGCACCGTTTATCCTGAATATGTCGGCCCCTGCACTTATCATGGCCCGCATGACCCGCCTCGAATTGCTCGCCGGTCCTATCGTCGCTACTATTTTGGTTCTGTTTGAAAACGGCATGATCCCCCCGTTATGTCAGGCAAACCGACAACGCCGAAGACTTTATATAGATTAACAGCCAAAATTGAAATGGAAATTTGGTATCCTCACACGGCATCTCATATCGAAACGCAAATCAGGAGCGCGGCATCTCCACCTGCACAATCAAATGGCAGAAAGGCCATAATCACCCGATCGATAATCCCTTGATCAGCAGTTGCGAGATTGGATTGCGACTGGAAATGCGGGTTGTCAGGTCGGGCTGCAGCTAGTGCGGTTTAAATTGGTGGCAACGTGAAAATTTCCACTATCACTGCACGTATTCCTCGACATTCAACTCCTCGACAGGAACACGCACTTCCATTTCCCTTCCAAAGCCGGTCCCATCGGGCCGATAGATACGATAGACGACATCGTTTCCAGGCAGTACGCCCATTATTATGCGTTGCATCTTGCCGGACTCGAAAGAATTCTGATAATCGATGTCGAAGCTTTCTGTCATAATCCCATCGGAATATGTATCGATGCTAACCACAATATCGCCGGGCAGTATGCCGTACGAATCGGCGGGTGATCCCGGATCAACCCTTTCCACTACGGCACCGGTATCGTCATCGAAACCGTTGACCTCCAGAAATCCAACGTCGTAACGATCGGAGAGCGGAAACGGAGCCAGGTTCACCCCAGTGTAACCGCGTCTCTTTCTACCATGAACCGCGACTTCAACAAGGTCGTCGCGAAGCACATCTATAGGCTGCGCACACGCGGTATTCTCCGCGCCCGGATAACCATAGGTGGAAATTCCAATGACTTCACCCTTCATGTTAAACATCGGCCCGCCCGAGTTGCCGGGATTTATCGCCGCATCAGTCTGCAAGCCAGGGGCGACCATTCCTGTCTCAGCCTCGTTCTGGCTGATTCTGCCGAAGGTTACGGTGTGTCGCGGAAGCCCCAGGGGATGACCAGAGACCACAACAGGATCCCCCTGTTCCACCTCTCTTGAAAAACCGAGCCTCGCCTTACGATACTCCCTCTTCGGATAGACCACCAAAAGAGCGACGTCGTCCACCTTATCCATAAGCGGAGCGCCATTTCCAGCGGTGGCAACTTCTGCAAAATATTCCTTTCCA contains:
- a CDS encoding trypsin-like serine protease; its protein translation is MLCEVEGGTSASATSKDFGMKESAGEAFTCTSSSVQFPRDAYLVGSDGGANARPSLVARWPQIFNDGAPVKRVFVPMMDASGEVDSAQVVEVELVNFGRLERLSSASGDLSEVVKIARSTTVFISGRHGQQRWSGSGVIVDSADLPVQSEMYKAGAHFILTCQHVENDGGRLTVAMPDGKEYFAEVATAGNGAPLMDKVDDVALLVVYPKREYRKARLGFSREVEQGDPVVVSGHPLGLPRHTVTFGRISQNEAETGMVAPGLQTDAAINPGNSGGPMFNMKGEVIGISTYGYPGAENTACAQPIDVLRDDLVEVAVHGRKRRGYTGVNLAPFPLSDRYDVGFLEVNGFDDDTGAVVERVDPGSPADSYGILPGDIVVSIDTYSDGIMTESFDIDYQNSFESGKMQRIIMGVLPGNDVVYRIYRPDGTGFGREMEVRVPVEELNVEEYVQ